The following coding sequences are from one Triticum aestivum cultivar Chinese Spring chromosome 5A, IWGSC CS RefSeq v2.1, whole genome shotgun sequence window:
- the LOC123106269 gene encoding obtusifoliol 14-alpha demethylase-like has protein sequence MDLTSLTAVWWAVALLFITVLVTKISRARFTTVDLHRTTGQLPPLVNGVALLKLLPTLFNKGLPAMMNDLYVKYGSVFMVSSFGVKVTLLIGPEVTAHFFQGLESEISHGNLFEFTVPMFGEAVGYGRDTATRTEQMRFHIEALRPSRLRSHVYPMLQEVEGYFAKWGDEGIVDLKLEFEKLLMLISSRCLLGKEVRENMFDEVYTLFHEIEDNGVTLISFLFPYLPSPANRQRDRARIRLTQILSDVVNSRKNSGRVEEDTLQKLIDSKYKDGRPTTVEEVVGLIIGLLFAGKHTSSHTSTWTAACLLSHPTFLRAAIEEQQQISSKYKDMGLDYNAFIEMDTLHSCIKEALRKHPPTPMLVRRAHKSFMVKTKEGKEYDIPQDHIVATPTIVNNNISYIYKDPQVYDPCRFGPERREDKVGGKFSYTSFSGGRHICTGEAYAYMQLKVIWSHLLRNFELELISPFPKTDWSKFLPEPQGKLLVKYKRNGIVQSLN, from the exons ATGGACTTAACAAGTCTTACCGCAGTGTGGTGGGCCGTGGCTCTTCTTTTCATCACCGTGTTAGTCACCAAGATTTCAAGAGCAAGATTCACCACCGTTGATCTACATCGTACAACAGGTCAACTTCCTCCCCTGGTGAATGGAGTTGCTCTCCTCAAACTATTACCTACCCTTTTCAACAAGGGTCTACCGgcaatgatgaatgatctatatgtcaaaTATGGCAGTGTATTCATGGTAAGTTCATTTGGAGTGAAGGTAACACTGTTGATCGGGCCAGAGGTGACGGCTCATTTCTTCCAAGGTCTGGAGTCGGAGATTAGCCACGGTAATCTGTTTGAGTTCACTGTGCCCATGTTTGGTGAAGCAGTTGGTTATGGCAGAGATACCGCCACCCGAACTGAACAAATGCGCTTCCATATCGAAGCATTGAGACCATCAAGGTTGAGGAGCCATGTTTATCCCATGCTTCAAGAAGTGGAG GGTTACTTTGCAAAATGGGGAGATGAAGGCATAGTTGATCTAAAGCTTGAGTTCGAGAAGTTACTCATGTTGATCTCAAGCAGGTGTTTGCTCGGAAAAGAGGTTCGGGAGAACATGTTCGATGAAGTCTACACACTATTTCACGAGATTGAAGACAATGGTGTGACTTTGATCAGCTTCTTGTTCCCATATCTCCCATCTCCAGCAAACCGGCAGCGAGATAGAGCGCGCATAAGGCTAACACAAATCCTTTCTGATGTCGTCAATTCCCGTAAGAACTCTGGCAGAGTTGAGGAGGACACGCTGCAGAAATTGATCGACTCTAAGTACAAAGATGGTCGCCCTACAACGGTAGAAGAGGTAGTCGGGCTAATCATTGGCTTGTTGTTTGCTGGAAAACACACCAGCTCTCACActagtacttggactgcagcttgTTTACTCAGCCATCCAACTTTCTTGAGAGCTGCCATTGAGGAGCAACAACAAATCAGTAGCAAATACAAGGACATGGGGCTAGACTACAATGCATTTATAGAGATGGATACACTACATAGTTGCATCAAGGAGGCACTAAGGAAGCACCCTCCAACACCAATGCTGGTCCGCAGAGCACATAAGAGCTTCATGGTGAAGACGAAAGAGGGCAAAGAATATGACATCCCGCAAGACCACATCGTAGCAACTCCCACTATAGTCAACAATAACATCTCTTATATCTATAAGGACCCTCAGGTATATGATCCATGCCGGTTTGGCCCCGAAAGAAGAGAAGACAAAGTAGGTGGCAAGTTCTCTTACACGTCATTTAGCGGTGGACGACACATTTGCACCGGGGAGGCCTATGCTTACATGCAACTTAAAGTGATATGGAGCCATTTGCTGAGGAACTTTGAGCTCGAATTGATCTCCCCTTTCCCCAAGACAGACTGGAGCAAGTTCTTGCCAGAGCCACAAGGAAAACTACTCGTAAAATATAAGAGGAATGGCATTGTGCAGTCACTTAATTAG
- the LOC123101938 gene encoding obtusifoliol 14-alpha demethylase-like, with protein MDLTSLTTMWWAIALLSITVLATKITRARIKNIDPQRTTGQLPPMVNGLALLGLLPTLLKKGLPPMFNYLYVNYGSVFTVSCFGVIKVTLLIGPEATTHFFQGLESEISHGNLLEFTVPMFGKAVGYGRDTATRMEQMRFHSEALRASRLRSHVSPMLQEVEDFFAKWGEEGVVDLKLEFEQLLMLISGRCLLGKEVRENMFDEVYTLFREIEKGVTLISFLFPYLPTPANRQRDRARIRLTEILSNVVESRKSSGRVEEDTLQKLIDSKYKDGRPTTVEEVAGLIIGLLFAGKHTSSHTSTWTGACLLSHPAFLRAAIEEQHQVAKKYKDGPEYNAFLEMDTLHNCIKEALRKNPATPLLVRRVHKRFTVQTKEGQQYDIPQDYIVATPTIVNNYIPYIYTDPQVYDPNRFGPERREDKVGGKFSYTSFGGGRHVCTGEAYAYMQLKVIWSHLLRNFDLELVSPFPNTDWSKFLPDPKGKLLVRYTRNGI; from the exons ATGGACTTGACAAGTCTCACTACGATGTGGTGGGCCATAGCTCTTCTTTCCATTACTGTATTGGCCACCAAGATCACAAGAGCAAGAATCAAAAACATTGATCCACAGCGTACAACAGGCCAACTTCCACCCATGGTGAATGGACTTGCTCTCCTAGGATTATTACCTACCCTTCTGAAGAAGGGTCTACCACCTATGTTCAATTATCTATATGTTAACTATGGCAGTGTCTTCACTGTAAGTTGCTTTGGAGTGATCAAGGTAACACTCTTGATCGGGCCAGAGGCGACGACTCATTTCTTCCAAGGTTTGGAGTCAGAGATTAGCCATGGTAATCTGCTTGAGTTCACAGTACCCATGTTTGGCAAGGCAGTTGGTTATGGTAGAGATACCGCCACCCGAATGGAACAAATGCGCTTCCACAGTGAAGCACTGAGGGCATCCAGGTTAAGGAGCCATGTTTCTCCAATGCTTCAAGAAGTGGAG GATTTCTTTGCAAAGTGGGGAGAGGAAGGCGTAGTTGATCTAAAGCTTGAGTTCGAGCAGCTACTTATGTTGATATCAGGCCGATGTTTGCTTGGAAAAGAGGTCCGGGAGAATATGTTTGATGAAGTCTACACACTTTTTCGCGAGATCGAAAAGGGTGTGACCTTGATCAGCTTCTTGTTCCCATATCTCCCAACTCCAGCAAACCGGCAGCGTGATAGGGCACGTATAAGGCTAACAGAGATCCTCTCTAATGTTGTCGAGTCCCGTAAGAGCTCCGGGCGAGTGGAGGAGGACACGCTGCAGAAACTGATTGACTCCAAGTACAAAGATGGTCGCCCTACAACAGTAGAAGAGGTAGCCGGGTTGATCATTGGCTTGCTGTTTGCTGGAAAACACACCAGCTCTCATACTAGTACTTGGACTGGAGCTTGTCTTCTCAGCCATCCAGCCTTCTTAAGAGCTGCCATTGAGGAGCAACATCAAGTCGCCAAGAAATACAAGGACGGACCAGAATACAATGCCTTCTTAGAGATGGATACGCTGCATAATTGCATCAAGGAGGCGCTGCGGAAGAACCCTGCAACACCACTGCTGGTTCGCAGGGTCCATAAGCGCTTCACGGTGCAGACGAAAGAAGGCCAACAATATGACATCCCGCAGGACTACATCGTAGCAACTCCTACTATAGTAAACAATTATATCCCTTACATTTATACGGACCCTCAGGTGTATGATCCAAATCGGTTTGGCCCAGAAAGAAGAGAGGACAAAGTGGGTGGCAAGTTCTCTTACACATCATTTGGTGGTGGAAGGCACGTTTGCACTGGAGAGGCTTATGCTTACATGCAACTCAAAGTGATATGGAGCCATTTGCTGAGGAACTTTGATCTCGAATTGGTCTCTCCCTTCCCTAACACAGACTGGAGCAAGTTCTTGCCAGATCCAAAGGGAAAATTACTCGTGAGATATACGAGAAATGGAATTTAA